The DNA window GACAAGGGAGACCGTCAAACACCATCGATTGTTCATCTGGTTGGTGGCTTCGTGCGCCATTCACTCCCCCGCCAAAGCCCAAGGCATAGGTTTCCGGCTCGAAAGAATCCAGCGTAATGGTTGATTCTGAGACCGCCGAGTCAAAGCTAACCGTCGTGTGCACGGACGGAACGACGATCGGGTGTACGAACTTCGAGGCGATCGAAAACGGGCTCCTCTTGACCGAGGACGAGGAGCGAAATCGAGTGTTCGGATTCGTCTCCGAAAACGAGGTGCGGTTCGTACTACCGACAACGACTGCACAACAACTCGTCAGTGGTACGAAATCCGAAGACAGATACAACGACCCGCTGACACGGATCTCCGGTATCGGTTCGACCTATGCGGACCGCCTCCGGTCGACGGGTTACACCTCCGTCAGTGGAGTAGCTACAGCAAAACCGGACGAGCTCGCTGAAGCAACTGAAACCAACGAGAA is part of the Halococcus hamelinensis 100A6 genome and encodes:
- a CDS encoding helix-hairpin-helix domain-containing protein, coding for MVDSETAESKLTVVCTDGTTIGCTNFEAIENGLLLTEDEERNRVFGFVSENEVRFVLPTTTAQQLVSGTKSEDRYNDPLTRISGIGSTYADRLRSTGYTSVSGVATAKPDELAEATETNENRASEWVERARQIDTDAEAEGST